The window TATTCCTACTTCGCCGACCCCATGTACGTCTTCATGGACGCCGAGTACAACCAGTACGAGATCGAGGCCGAGAGCATGGGCGACGCCGTCCATTACATCGAGGACGGCATGCCGGTGGAAGTCGTCTTCTACGACGGCAAAGCCATTTCAGTGGACATGCCCAACTCAGTGGTGCGCGAGGTGATTTACACCGAGCCGGCCGTCAAGGGCGATACTTCCGGCAAGGTCATGAAGCCGGCCAGGATCAACACCGGCTTCGAAATTCCGGTGCCCATCTTCGTCGCCATCGGCGACAAGATCGAGATCGATACCCGCACCGGCGAGTACCGCAACCGGGTCAAGTAATCAGGCTGTCCGCGGCGCCGGCATGAAGCCGGCCAGGCGCCGTACCACCGCACGTCCGGCCTGCCAGGCCACCTGCTTTTCCAGATCCTGCGGGGGAATGGCCTCTTTCGTTGGCAAAAGGCGGGCAACCCGTTCGCTTCTCGCCGGGTCGGGCGACGGCCGCCACCGCTCCAGCAGCTCGCCCACGGAATCCGGCGCGTTGCAGACGAGCAGCATGTCGCAGCCGGCGTCCCACGCCGCCTGCGCGCGTTCGACGATGCCGCCGGCGACGCTGGCCCCTTCCATCGACAGATCGTCGCTGAAGATCACGCCGTCGAAGCCAAATTCATCCCTGAGCTTGCCGAGCCAGACCGGGGAAAATCCGGCGGGCCGGCTGTCGACCCGTGGATAGATCACGTGCGCCGGCATCACGGCATCCAGTTTCAATTCCCGGTAGGGCGCCAGATCGGCGGCCAGATCGGCGAGGCTGCGCTCATCCACGGGAATCGCCACATGGGAGTCGGCCTCGGCCCAGCCATGGCCGGGAAAATGCTTGCCGCAGCAGGCCATGCCGGCCTCGCGCATGCCGGCGATCAACCCGCCGGCCAGTTCCGCCACCGCCTGGGATTTGCCGTGGAAGGCCCGGTCGCCGATCACGCCGCTCCGGCCCCAGTCGAGGTCGAGCACCGGCGCGAACGACAGGTCGACGCCCATCGAGCGCAGTTCGGAAGCCAGCAGGAAGCCCACGGAACGCGCGCACTCGATGGCGGAGCGCGGCGTCTGATCCCACCACTCGCCGAGGCGGCGCATCGCCGGCAGGCGCGTGAAACCTTCGCGGAAGCGCTGCACCCGGCCTCCTTCGTGATCCACGGCAATTGGCAGCGGGCGCAGCGCGTGGATGTTCGCGCACAGCGCCGAAAGCTGCTCCGGCGATTCGTAGTTGCGCGAGAAAAGAATCACGCCGCCGACCATCGCATGCGCAAGGCGCTCGCGGTCAAGCTCGCCGAGCGATTGGCCTTCGATGTCGATCATCAGGGGGCCGAGGTTCATGATTTTTCCAGGATCACAAAGGCGACGGCATGCTCGTGCTCGTCGCTGATGGAGAGATGGGGCACCATCGACAGCTCGGCCAGGATTTTCACCAGTTCCGGCGCGAGGCGAAAAAAGGGCTTGCCCAGCTCGTCGTGGGCGACGGTGATCGAGGGCATCGCCACGGGGGATCGCATGCCCGTGCCCATGGCCTTGCCGAACGCCTCCTTGGCGGCGAATCGCTTGGCGAGGAATCGCGCCGGTTCCGGACTGGCGAGGCAGTCGGCCCGCTCGTCGGGCGAAAGTATCTTGTCCATCGCACGCTCGCCATGCCGTTCCCACAACCCGGCCATGCGGCCGACGGCGACGATGTCGGTGCCGATGCCGAAAATCATGATTGCGCCCCGGCGGCCTCGCGCATCAGCCGCTTCATCTCCCTCACCGCCTCGCGCATGCCGACGAATACGGCGCGGCTCACGATGGCATGGCCGATGTGCAGCTCGCGCACGCCGGGCAGCCGTGCCACCGGCTGGACGTTGAAATAGTTGAGCGCGTGGCCGGCGTTGAACCGCATGCCCAGGTCGCGGATGGCTTGCCCGGCGGCGCGGATCTTTTCCAGTTCGGCCACGACCGCGGGGCTTTCCGCGTCGCGCCCGCGCCCGTGGAATGCGTGCGCGTAGGGGCCGGTGTGGATCTCGCAGACCTTCGCGCCGATGCGGGCCGCCGCCTCGAGCTGCGCGAGTTCGGCATCGACGAATACGCTGGTGACGATGCCCGCGTCGGCGAGTTTTGCCACCGCATCCTTGAGCTTCGCCTCCTGGCCCGCGACGTCCAGCCCGCCCTCGGTGGTGATCTCGTGGCGGCCCTCGGGCACCAGCATCGCCATCTCGGGCTTCAGGCCGCAGGCGATGCCAACCATCTCGCCGGTGGCCGCCATCTCGAGGTTGAGCTTGATGTGGGTCAGCTCGCGCAGGCGCCGCACGTCCTGGTCCTGGATGTGGCGGCGATCCTCGCGCAGATGCACGGTGATGCCGTCGGCGCCGCCCAGATGCGCCTCCACCGCCGCCCAGACGGGATCCGGCTCGTAGGTGCGCCGCGCCTGCCGGATCGTGGCAACGTGGTCGATATTGACGCCGAGTTCGATCATCACAGTTCCTGTAATTCCATGAATACCCGCCGCGATTGTAGCGGCTGGCCGCCCAGATGATGCGCCACGAGCTGGCGCATGAGCGCTTTGGCTTCTGCCAGCGTGCGGGGATCGGCGTAGTCGTCGGCGGCCATATCCAGGAGCGTCTTTCCGGAGAAAGTCAGCCCCGGCGAGACGCCGTCGGACTCCACGGCGCCCCGTTCTACCTGATACAGGTATTGCCGGTCGGGTCGCACGGGCGCGCCGCTGCCCGCTTCACGGTCGAGGGCCGGGCCGTAGCCCAGCTCGCGCAGCAGGGTTTTCTCGAAGCGCCGCAGCTCGGCGGCCTCGGCGGCGCCGCGGGAAAGCGCGGCCAAGGCTTCCGCGTAGGCGTCGAAGAGGAAGGGGTGGGCGTCCTCGCGCGGCAGCAGCTTCAGGATCAGTTCGTTCAGGTAATAGCCCAGCAGCAGGCATTTTCCGGACAGCAGCGGCAACCCGCCCTGCCACTCGGCCTTCGCCAGCGTCTTGACTTCGCCGCCGCCGAACCAGCCGAGTTCCAGGGGCTGGAACCCCAGCAGCATGCCGCGCAGGGCCGACCTCGGCCGGCGCGCACCCCGCGCCAGGATTGCCAGCCGGCCGTAGTCGCGGGCGAAGACGTCGAGGACCAGGCTGGTTTCGGAATAGGGATGGGCGTGCAGCAGGAAGGCCACCGCGCCGTCGATGCGCTGCTTGCCGGACATCGCGTATACCCCGTAGCCTACTCGTAGCCCAGGGACCTGAGCGCCCGCTCGTCGTCGGCCCAGCCGCCCTTGACCTTGACCCAGGTCTCCAGCCAGACCTTGCCGCCGAATAGCGACTCCATGTCCTTGCGGGCGTCGGTTGAGACGCGCTTGAGCCGCTCGCCGGCCTTGCCGATGACGATGGCCTTGTGGGCGGGCCTGTCGACGATGACCGCGGCGTGGATGCGGCGCAGGTCGCCCTCCTGCTCGAACTTCTCGATCTCGACGGCGATGCCGTAGGGCAGCTCCTCGCCGAGGTTGCGGAACAGTTTTTCCCGCAGCAGCTCGGCGGCGAGGAAGCGTTCCGGGCGGTCGGTGATGTCGTCGGCCTCGAATATCGGCGGGCCTTCCGGCAGGTGGCCGGCGAGCGCCTTCAGCAATTCGTCGGCGCCCCGCCCTGTTTCCGCCGAAAGCGGAACGATCTCGGCGAAGGGGTGCAGCGACGAAACCTTGGCGATGAACGGCAGCAGCGCGGCCTTGTCGGCAAGGCGGTCGACCTTGTTGATGACCAGGATGACCGGCACGCCCTCCGGTAGCATGCGCGCGAGATCGTCCTCGCCCTTGCCCCAGCGGCCCGCCTCGATCACCAGCAGGATCGCGTCGACGTTCGCGAGGGACGAGGTGATGCTGCGGTTCATCAGGCGGTTCAGCGCGTTCTTGTGCGCGGTCTGGAAGCCCGGCGTGTCGACGAAGATGAACTGGCAGCGCGCATCGCCGACCTCCGCCGTGAGGATGCCGCGGATGCGGTGGCGCGTGGTCTGGGCCTTCCTCGACGTGATGCTGACCTTTGCGCCGACGAGCCGGTTGGTCAGGGTCGACTTACCGACGTTGGGCCGCCCGACGATCGCCACATGGCCGGTACGGTTCATTTCCCGACCTTTCCGATGGCAGCCTGCGCCGCTGCCTGTTCGGCCGCCCTGCGGCTGCCGCCGATGCCGCGGCTCTTGATGCCGAGCGTTGGGATCGCGCATTCGACCTCGAATTCCTGGGCGTGAGCCTCGCCGCGGGTGGCCAGCAGTCCGTATTGCGGCAGGGGCAGCCGGCGCGCCTGGAGGATTTCCTGGAGGGATGTCTTGGCGTCCTTGCCGGAATTCCGGGGATCCAGCTGGGCGATCAGGGGTTGGTAGAGCCGGCCGATGGCGGCGCGGGCGGCGTCGAAACCGGCGTCCAGATAGACGGCGCCGAACACCGCCTCCAGCGCGTCGGCCAGGATCGAGGGCCGACGGGCGCCGCCGCTTTTCAATTCCCCCTCGCCGAGATTGAGGGTGTCGCCGAGATTCAGTTCCCGGGCGATCCGGGCAAGCGATTCCTGCCGGACGAGGTTGGCGCGCTGCCGCGAGAGCTCGCCCTCGCTGAGCGAACCGAACCGCTCGAAAAGAAGCGTCGCCACGACGCAGTTGAGCACCGAGTCGCCCAGGAACTCGATCCGCTCGTTATGGGGCGATCCGTAGCTGCGGTGGGTAAGCGCTTGGCGGAGAAGCTCGGGGGCCGAGAAACGGTGGCCCAGCGCCTTTTCCAGTCGCTCGGGCTGCATCACTTCGCCGTCGAGCCCTCGAAGTCGATCAGCAGGCTGACGTTGCCGAACAGGGGAATGCGCTTCGTGTAGGCGAAGGACAGAACGATGTCGTTGCCCTCCTTGGTCACATCGAGGTCGGCGCCCTTGATGCTGTCGATGTTGTCGATGCTGGCATACCTGTCGAACGCCTTGCGAATGTCGCCGACGGTGCCGCCCTTCGCGCCGGTATCCCGCGACACCGCCTTGATCGCCTGGACCGCCTTGTAGTAGTCGATGACGTCCGGAACCACCTTCAAGCCAAGGACGGCAACCATCGCAATGAACACGCCGGCCACGAGCAGGCCGGAAAGTGTGACGCCGCGCTGACTTTTCTTCATTCCATTCACCTCATTGCACAACGGTCATCTGAACGAGCCGATGCGTTTCAGGTCGCTGAAGTTGAACCAGATGAAAAACGCCTTGCCCACGAGGTTTTCGTCCGGGACGAATCCCCATACCCGGCTGTCCTGTGAGTTGTCCCGGTTGTCGCCCATCGCGAAGTAATGGCCCTTCGGCACCTCGCAAACGACACCTTCCCCATTGTAGTTGCAATTCTCCCGGAACGGGAACTGCGCGGCGTGGGCGACG is drawn from Candidatus Nitricoxidivorans perseverans and contains these coding sequences:
- the acpS gene encoding holo-ACP synthase produces the protein MIFGIGTDIVAVGRMAGLWERHGERAMDKILSPDERADCLASPEPARFLAKRFAAKEAFGKAMGTGMRSPVAMPSITVAHDELGKPFFRLAPELVKILAELSMVPHLSISDEHEHAVAFVILEKS
- the efp gene encoding elongation factor P, which gives rise to MKTAQELRTGNVIMVGNDPLVVQKAEYSKGGRNAAVVKMKMKNLLTGSPSESVYKADDKFELVMLERKECTYSYFADPMYVFMDAEYNQYEIEAESMGDAVHYIEDGMPVEVVFYDGKAISVDMPNSVVREVIYTEPAVKGDTSGKVMKPARINTGFEIPVPIFVAIGDKIEIDTRTGEYRNRVK
- the rnc gene encoding ribonuclease III encodes the protein MQPERLEKALGHRFSAPELLRQALTHRSYGSPHNERIEFLGDSVLNCVVATLLFERFGSLSEGELSRQRANLVRQESLARIARELNLGDTLNLGEGELKSGGARRPSILADALEAVFGAVYLDAGFDAARAAIGRLYQPLIAQLDPRNSGKDAKTSLQEILQARRLPLPQYGLLATRGEAHAQEFEVECAIPTLGIKSRGIGGSRRAAEQAAAQAAIGKVGK
- a CDS encoding pyridoxine 5'-phosphate synthase; this translates as MIELGVNIDHVATIRQARRTYEPDPVWAAVEAHLGGADGITVHLREDRRHIQDQDVRRLRELTHIKLNLEMAATGEMVGIACGLKPEMAMLVPEGRHEITTEGGLDVAGQEAKLKDAVAKLADAGIVTSVFVDAELAQLEAAARIGAKVCEIHTGPYAHAFHGRGRDAESPAVVAELEKIRAAGQAIRDLGMRFNAGHALNYFNVQPVARLPGVRELHIGHAIVSRAVFVGMREAVREMKRLMREAAGAQS
- the era gene encoding GTPase Era, which produces MNRTGHVAIVGRPNVGKSTLTNRLVGAKVSITSRKAQTTRHRIRGILTAEVGDARCQFIFVDTPGFQTAHKNALNRLMNRSITSSLANVDAILLVIEAGRWGKGEDDLARMLPEGVPVILVINKVDRLADKAALLPFIAKVSSLHPFAEIVPLSAETGRGADELLKALAGHLPEGPPIFEADDITDRPERFLAAELLREKLFRNLGEELPYGIAVEIEKFEQEGDLRRIHAAVIVDRPAHKAIVIGKAGERLKRVSTDARKDMESLFGGKVWLETWVKVKGGWADDERALRSLGYE
- a CDS encoding DUF4845 domain-containing protein; this translates as MKKSQRGVTLSGLLVAGVFIAMVAVLGLKVVPDVIDYYKAVQAIKAVSRDTGAKGGTVGDIRKAFDRYASIDNIDSIKGADLDVTKEGNDIVLSFAYTKRIPLFGNVSLLIDFEGSTAK
- the recO gene encoding DNA repair protein RecO; translation: MSGKQRIDGAVAFLLHAHPYSETSLVLDVFARDYGRLAILARGARRPRSALRGMLLGFQPLELGWFGGGEVKTLAKAEWQGGLPLLSGKCLLLGYYLNELILKLLPREDAHPFLFDAYAEALAALSRGAAEAAELRRFEKTLLRELGYGPALDREAGSGAPVRPDRQYLYQVERGAVESDGVSPGLTFSGKTLLDMAADDYADPRTLAEAKALMRQLVAHHLGGQPLQSRRVFMELQEL
- the nagZ gene encoding beta-N-acetylhexosaminidase, whose amino-acid sequence is MNLGPLMIDIEGQSLGELDRERLAHAMVGGVILFSRNYESPEQLSALCANIHALRPLPIAVDHEGGRVQRFREGFTRLPAMRRLGEWWDQTPRSAIECARSVGFLLASELRSMGVDLSFAPVLDLDWGRSGVIGDRAFHGKSQAVAELAGGLIAGMREAGMACCGKHFPGHGWAEADSHVAIPVDERSLADLAADLAPYRELKLDAVMPAHVIYPRVDSRPAGFSPVWLGKLRDEFGFDGVIFSDDLSMEGASVAGGIVERAQAAWDAGCDMLLVCNAPDSVGELLERWRPSPDPARSERVARLLPTKEAIPPQDLEKQVAWQAGRAVVRRLAGFMPAPRTA